The following proteins are encoded in a genomic region of Saccharopolyspora antimicrobica:
- a CDS encoding helix-turn-helix transcriptional regulator, with translation MKKVGTSTAAAAEPGQAAQHGAHGDGRTRHTVARLLLERGPITAAAVAEELGLSPTAVRRHLDVLVAEGEAYTREASPRSRRGRGRPAKLFLLTEVGRARFGHAYDDLAVAALRFIAEHAGEQAVREFAERRMAALVANHREALAAAGDPAERAEALADALTREGYAASTRSVGSGEQLCQHHCPVAHVAADFPQLCEAETAAFAEVLGTHVQRLATIANGDSVCTTHVPTTRFADPDPNTAPIPDGGESV, from the coding sequence GTGAAAAAAGTCGGGACGTCAACCGCTGCGGCGGCCGAGCCGGGCCAAGCCGCCCAGCACGGTGCGCACGGCGATGGGCGCACCCGGCACACAGTTGCGCGGTTGCTGCTGGAACGGGGACCGATCACCGCCGCGGCGGTGGCCGAAGAACTCGGGCTGAGCCCCACCGCGGTGCGCCGGCACCTCGACGTGCTGGTCGCCGAAGGCGAGGCCTACACCCGGGAAGCCTCCCCGCGGAGTCGTCGCGGTCGTGGCCGGCCGGCCAAGCTCTTCCTGCTCACCGAGGTGGGACGGGCGCGGTTCGGGCACGCCTACGACGACTTGGCGGTGGCGGCGCTGCGGTTCATCGCCGAACACGCCGGTGAGCAGGCGGTGCGCGAGTTCGCCGAGCGACGGATGGCCGCTCTGGTGGCCAACCACCGCGAGGCGCTGGCCGCCGCCGGCGACCCGGCCGAACGCGCGGAGGCCCTCGCCGACGCGCTCACCAGGGAGGGCTACGCTGCCTCGACGCGAAGCGTCGGAAGCGGCGAGCAGCTCTGCCAGCACCACTGCCCGGTGGCGCACGTCGCTGCGGACTTCCCGCAGCTGTGCGAGGCCGAGACAGCGGCTTTCGCCGAAGTACTCGGCACCCACGTGCAGCGGCTGGCCACCATCGCGAACGGCGATTCGGTGTGCACCACGCACGTGCCGACCACGCGGTTCGCGGATCCCGACCCGAACACCGCCCCGATTCCTGATGGAGGGGAGTCCGTATGA
- the sufB gene encoding Fe-S cluster assembly protein SufB: MTAAAEQRTPTTADQQLSQDEILASVGSYEYGWADPDVAGASARRGLNENVVRDISAKKDEPEWMLEDRLKALRLFDRKPMPNWGADLSGIDFDNIKYFVRSTEQQAQTWEDLPEDIKNTYDKLGIPEAEKQRLVAGVAAQYESEVVYHKIREDLEEQGVVFLDTDTALKEHPELFKEYFGSVIPAGDNKFSALNTAVWSGGSFIYVPPGVHVDIPLQAYFRINTENMGQFERTLIIVDEGAYVHYVEGCTAPIYSSDSLHSAVVEIIVKKGGRCRYTTIQNWSTNVYNLVTKRAKAEEGATMEWVDGNLGSKVTMKYPSVFLMGEHAKGEVLSVAFAGEGQHQDTGAKMEHLAPRTSSTIVSKSIARGGGRASYRGLVKVAKRAHQSSSNVKCDALLVDTISRSDTYPYVDVRVDDVSMGHEATVSKVSDDQLFYLMQRGLTEDEAMAVIVRGFVEPIARELPMEYALELNRLIELQMEGAVG, from the coding sequence ATGACTGCCGCTGCGGAGCAGCGCACACCCACCACGGCTGACCAGCAGTTGAGCCAGGACGAGATCCTGGCCAGCGTCGGCAGCTACGAGTACGGCTGGGCCGACCCGGACGTTGCGGGTGCCAGCGCCCGCCGTGGCCTCAACGAGAACGTCGTGCGCGACATCTCGGCGAAGAAGGACGAGCCCGAGTGGATGCTCGAGGACCGGCTCAAGGCGCTGCGGCTGTTCGACCGCAAGCCGATGCCCAACTGGGGCGCCGACCTCTCCGGCATCGACTTCGACAACATCAAGTACTTCGTCCGCTCCACCGAGCAGCAGGCCCAGACCTGGGAAGACCTGCCCGAGGACATCAAGAACACCTACGACAAGCTGGGCATCCCCGAGGCCGAGAAGCAGCGCCTCGTGGCCGGTGTGGCCGCCCAGTACGAGTCGGAGGTCGTCTACCACAAGATCCGCGAGGACCTCGAGGAGCAGGGTGTCGTCTTCCTGGACACCGACACCGCTCTGAAGGAACACCCGGAGCTGTTCAAGGAGTACTTCGGCTCGGTCATCCCGGCCGGTGACAACAAGTTCTCCGCGCTGAACACCGCGGTGTGGTCGGGCGGTTCGTTCATCTACGTGCCGCCGGGCGTGCACGTGGACATCCCGCTGCAGGCCTACTTCCGGATCAACACCGAGAACATGGGCCAGTTCGAGCGGACCCTGATCATCGTCGACGAGGGTGCCTACGTGCACTACGTCGAGGGCTGCACCGCCCCGATCTACTCCAGCGACTCGCTGCACTCGGCTGTCGTGGAGATCATCGTCAAGAAGGGCGGCCGCTGCCGCTACACGACGATCCAGAACTGGTCGACCAACGTCTACAACCTGGTCACCAAGCGCGCCAAGGCCGAAGAGGGCGCGACCATGGAGTGGGTCGACGGCAACCTCGGCTCCAAGGTCACCATGAAGTACCCGTCGGTGTTCCTGATGGGCGAGCACGCCAAGGGCGAAGTGCTCTCGGTGGCGTTCGCCGGCGAGGGCCAGCACCAGGACACGGGCGCGAAGATGGAGCACCTGGCGCCGCGCACCTCCTCGACGATCGTGTCCAAGTCGATCGCCCGCGGTGGTGGCCGCGCCTCCTACCGGGGCCTGGTGAAGGTCGCCAAGCGCGCCCACCAGTCCTCGTCCAACGTCAAGTGCGACGCGCTGCTGGTCGACACCATCAGCCGCTCCGACACCTACCCGTACGTGGACGTCCGCGTCGACGACGTGTCGATGGGCCACGAGGCGACGGTGTCCAAGGTCAGCGATGACCAGCTGTTCTACCTGATGCAGCGCGGTCTGACCGAGGACGAGGCGATGGCGGTGATCGTGCGCGGCTTCGTCGAGCCGATCGCCCGCGAGCTGCCGATGGAATACGCACTGGAACTGAACCGACTGATCGAGCTGCAGATGGAAGGGGCCGTCGGCTGA
- the sufD gene encoding Fe-S cluster assembly protein SufD: MTSTTKTDAQHGLGEHSHGGGTGIPQSSRGSRFTSYDVEAFEVPGGREEDWRFTPMKRLKGLHNGTATATGNIKVEVAGDGAAVETVGRDDARIGDGGIPSDRIAAQAWSSFTEATVVTIGKDTKPEDPITITVHGPGEGQVAFGHLQVRAEQFAEAVVVVDYRGSGTLGDNIEFVVADGAQLRVVSVHDWADDATQVSSEHATLGRDSVFRHLAVTLGGDLVRVNTTVCYGDKGGDAELLGLYFADAGQHLEHRMLVDHAVPNCRSNVLYKGALQGDSAHSVWIGDVLIRAEAEGTDTYELNRNLVLTEGARADSVPNLEIETGEIEGAGHASATGRFDDEQLFYLMARGIPQDQARRLVVRGFFGELLQKITVPEVRERLEAAIEAELAVVGA, encoded by the coding sequence ATGACGAGCACCACCAAGACCGACGCCCAGCACGGCCTCGGCGAGCACTCGCACGGCGGCGGCACCGGGATCCCGCAGTCGTCCCGAGGCTCGCGCTTCACCTCCTACGACGTCGAGGCCTTCGAGGTCCCCGGCGGTCGGGAGGAGGACTGGCGGTTCACGCCGATGAAGCGGCTCAAGGGCCTCCACAACGGCACCGCGACCGCCACCGGCAACATCAAGGTGGAGGTCGCCGGCGACGGCGCCGCCGTTGAGACCGTGGGCCGCGACGACGCGCGGATCGGCGACGGCGGCATCCCCTCCGACCGGATCGCCGCGCAGGCCTGGAGCTCGTTCACCGAGGCCACCGTCGTCACCATCGGCAAGGACACCAAGCCGGAAGACCCGATCACCATCACGGTGCACGGTCCCGGCGAGGGCCAGGTCGCGTTCGGGCACCTGCAGGTGCGCGCCGAGCAGTTCGCCGAAGCCGTGGTCGTCGTCGACTACCGCGGTTCCGGCACGCTGGGCGACAACATCGAGTTCGTCGTCGCCGACGGTGCGCAGCTGCGCGTCGTGTCGGTGCACGACTGGGCCGACGACGCCACCCAGGTCAGTTCCGAGCACGCCACGCTGGGTCGCGACTCGGTGTTCCGGCACCTGGCCGTCACCCTCGGCGGTGACCTGGTGCGGGTCAACACCACCGTGTGCTACGGCGACAAGGGCGGCGACGCCGAGCTCCTCGGCCTGTACTTCGCCGACGCCGGCCAGCACCTGGAGCACCGGATGCTCGTCGACCACGCGGTGCCCAACTGCCGCAGCAACGTGCTCTACAAGGGCGCGCTGCAGGGCGATTCGGCGCACTCGGTGTGGATCGGCGACGTGCTGATCCGGGCCGAGGCCGAGGGCACCGACACCTACGAGCTCAACCGCAACCTGGTGCTGACCGAGGGTGCGCGGGCCGACTCGGTGCCGAACCTGGAGATCGAGACCGGCGAGATCGAGGGCGCCGGCCACGCCAGCGCCACCGGCCGCTTCGACGACGAGCAGCTGTTCTACCTGATGGCCCGGGGCATCCCGCAGGACCAGGCCCGGCGCCTGGTGGTCCGCGGGTTCTTCGGCGAGCTGCTGCAGAAGATCACCGTGCCGGAGGTCCGGGAGCGGCTGGAAGCCGCCATCGAGGCCGAACTCGCCGTCGTCGGCGCCTGA
- the sufC gene encoding Fe-S cluster assembly ATPase SufC, translated as MATLEIKDLHGSVLTEEGAKPILNGVNLTVRSGETHAIMGPNGSGKSTLAYAIAGHPKYQIDSGTVLLDGEDVLEMSVDERARAGLFLAMQYPVEVPGVSMSNFLRTAATAVRGEAPQIRKWVKEVKQAMSDLDIDPSFAERSVNEGFSGGEKKRHEILQLDLLDPKFAILDETDSGLDVDALRVVSEGVNRYHAKGGKGVLLITHYTRILKHITPDYVHVFADGKVVESGGAELADELEANGYVRFTGKKEAAAQS; from the coding sequence ATGGCCACCCTGGAGATCAAGGACCTGCACGGCTCGGTCCTCACCGAGGAAGGCGCGAAGCCGATCCTCAACGGCGTCAACCTGACCGTCCGCTCGGGCGAGACCCACGCGATCATGGGCCCGAACGGTTCCGGCAAGTCGACGCTGGCCTACGCCATCGCCGGCCACCCGAAGTACCAGATCGACTCCGGCACGGTGCTGCTGGACGGCGAGGACGTCCTGGAGATGAGCGTCGACGAGCGGGCCCGCGCGGGTCTGTTCCTCGCCATGCAGTACCCGGTCGAGGTGCCGGGCGTGTCGATGTCGAACTTCCTGCGCACCGCTGCGACCGCGGTCCGCGGCGAGGCGCCGCAGATCCGCAAGTGGGTCAAGGAAGTCAAGCAGGCCATGTCGGACCTGGACATCGACCCGTCGTTCGCCGAGCGCAGCGTGAACGAGGGCTTCTCCGGTGGTGAGAAGAAGCGCCACGAGATCCTGCAGCTGGACCTGCTGGACCCGAAGTTCGCGATCCTGGACGAGACCGACTCCGGTCTGGACGTCGACGCGCTGCGGGTGGTTTCCGAGGGCGTCAACCGCTACCACGCCAAGGGTGGCAAGGGCGTCCTGCTGATCACGCACTACACCCGGATTCTGAAGCACATCACCCCGGACTACGTGCACGTCTTCGCCGACGGCAAGGTCGTGGAGTCCGGTGGTGCCGAGCTGGCCGACGAGCTGGAGGCCAACGGTTACGTGCGCTTCACCGGCAAGAAGGAGGCGGCAGCCCAGTCATGA
- a CDS encoding cysteine desulfurase, protein MTVQPPRTEGASTPLDVAAIRADFPILGRTIRDGRRLVYLDSGATSQRPRQVLDAERSFLEHSNAAVHRGAHQLAEEATDAYESARERIAQFVGVDVDEVVFAKNATEGVNLVAYAMSNAATAGAEAERFRLGPGDEVVVTEMEHHANLVPWQQVCERTGATLRWFGVTDEGRLDLSDVGSVITERTKVVAFTHQSNVLGTVNPTEQIVERAHEVGALVVLDACQSVPHKPVDFKALGVDFAVFSGHKMLGPSGIGVLYGRRELLAAMPPFITGGSMIELVHMERSTFAAPPQRFEAGVPMTSQAIGLGAAVDYLNALGMDRVEAHERQLTELALRELSAVDGVRIIGPTSTENRGGTVAFTVDGVHPHDAGQVLDDQGVEVRVGHHCAWPLHRRLGIPATVRASFYLYNELDEVKALVEAVREAQRFFGVA, encoded by the coding sequence ATGACCGTTCAGCCTCCTCGCACCGAGGGTGCGAGCACGCCGTTGGACGTGGCGGCGATCCGCGCGGACTTCCCGATCCTGGGACGCACCATCCGCGACGGGCGACGTCTGGTGTACCTCGATTCCGGGGCGACCTCGCAACGGCCGCGCCAGGTGCTCGACGCGGAGCGTTCCTTCCTGGAGCACTCCAACGCGGCTGTGCACCGCGGCGCGCACCAACTCGCCGAGGAGGCCACGGACGCTTACGAGAGCGCCCGAGAACGGATCGCCCAGTTCGTGGGGGTTGACGTCGACGAGGTGGTGTTCGCCAAGAACGCCACCGAGGGCGTCAACCTGGTCGCCTACGCGATGAGCAACGCCGCGACGGCCGGGGCGGAAGCCGAGCGCTTCCGCCTCGGCCCGGGCGACGAGGTCGTGGTGACCGAAATGGAGCACCACGCGAACCTGGTGCCGTGGCAGCAGGTGTGCGAGCGCACCGGTGCGACGCTGCGCTGGTTCGGCGTCACCGACGAGGGGCGGCTCGACCTGTCCGATGTGGGCAGCGTGATCACCGAGCGGACCAAGGTGGTGGCCTTCACCCACCAGTCCAACGTGCTGGGCACGGTGAACCCGACGGAGCAGATCGTCGAGCGGGCCCACGAGGTCGGTGCGCTGGTGGTGCTCGACGCCTGCCAGTCGGTGCCGCACAAGCCGGTGGACTTCAAGGCGCTCGGCGTGGACTTCGCGGTGTTCTCCGGGCACAAGATGCTCGGCCCGTCGGGCATCGGGGTGCTCTACGGCCGGCGTGAACTGCTGGCGGCGATGCCGCCGTTCATCACCGGCGGTTCGATGATCGAACTGGTGCACATGGAGCGGTCCACGTTCGCCGCGCCGCCGCAGCGGTTCGAGGCCGGTGTGCCGATGACCTCGCAGGCCATCGGCCTGGGTGCGGCGGTGGACTACCTGAACGCGCTCGGCATGGACCGCGTGGAGGCCCACGAGCGCCAGCTGACCGAGCTGGCGCTGCGCGAGCTGTCGGCTGTCGACGGCGTGCGCATCATCGGCCCCACCAGCACCGAGAACCGCGGTGGCACGGTGGCGTTCACCGTCGACGGAGTGCACCCGCACGATGCCGGTCAGGTGCTGGACGACCAGGGCGTCGAGGTTCGCGTCGGGCACCACTGCGCTTGGCCGCTGCACCGGAGGTTGGGAATTCCGGCGACCGTGCGGGCGTCCTTCTACTTGTACAACGAACTGGACGAGGTCAAGGCGTTGGTGGAAGCGGTGCGCGAGGCGCAGCGCTTCTTCGGGGTGGCTTGA
- the sufU gene encoding Fe-S cluster assembly sulfur transfer protein SufU, with amino-acid sequence MQLEQMYQEIILDHYRNPHRHGLRDPFDAESFQVNPTCGDEVTLRVRLTGTDEDAIVEDVSYAGQGCSISQASVSVLTDLVVGRPLKEAMVTEAAFSELMHGRGKVEPDEDVLEDGIAFAGVAKYPMRVKCALLGWMAFKDAVSRVVVEEAS; translated from the coding sequence ATGCAGCTGGAGCAGATGTACCAGGAGATCATCCTGGACCACTACCGCAACCCGCACCGCCACGGGCTGCGGGACCCCTTCGACGCCGAGTCGTTCCAGGTGAACCCCACCTGCGGCGACGAGGTCACCCTTCGGGTGCGGTTGACCGGCACCGACGAGGACGCGATCGTGGAGGACGTGTCCTACGCGGGGCAGGGCTGTTCGATCAGCCAGGCCTCCGTGTCGGTGCTGACCGACCTGGTGGTCGGCAGGCCGCTGAAGGAGGCGATGGTCACCGAAGCGGCGTTCAGCGAGCTGATGCACGGCCGCGGCAAGGTGGAACCTGACGAGGACGTGCTGGAAGACGGCATCGCGTTCGCAGGCGTGGCGAAGTACCCGATGCGCGTGAAGTGCGCGCTGCTGGGTTGGATGGCTTTCAAGGACGCGGTGTCCCGCGTAGTTGTCGAGGAGGCTTCATGA
- a CDS encoding metal-sulfur cluster assembly factor, with the protein MSEQAPVQQETDVERTSEALPEQAGPSAEIAALEDVEEAMRDVVDPELGINVVDLGLVYDIRVEQDNTATVDMTLTSAACPLTDVIEDQARAALTGGPGGGLVKDFRINWVWMPPWGPEKITEEGREQLRALGFTV; encoded by the coding sequence ATGAGCGAGCAAGCCCCGGTGCAGCAGGAAACCGACGTGGAGCGGACCTCCGAGGCACTGCCGGAGCAGGCCGGGCCCTCCGCGGAGATCGCCGCGCTGGAGGACGTCGAGGAGGCGATGCGCGACGTCGTGGACCCCGAGCTGGGGATCAACGTCGTCGATCTCGGCCTGGTGTACGACATCCGGGTCGAGCAGGACAACACCGCCACCGTCGACATGACGTTGACCTCGGCGGCCTGCCCGCTGACCGATGTCATCGAGGACCAGGCGCGGGCTGCGCTGACCGGTGGGCCCGGTGGTGGTCTGGTGAAGGACTTCCGCATCAACTGGGTGTGGATGCCGCCGTGGGGGCCGGAGAAGATCACCGAGGAAGGCCGCGAGCAGTTGCGTGCTCTCGGGTTCACCGTGTGA
- a CDS encoding HNH endonuclease signature motif containing protein, translating to MVAATTGPGAAVAESWAESSRATSYTDAELTGRIAEIERVIRQARMEQLELIAEADRRRLFAEQSARSTQAWLQNLLRIDSREAKARLQVAADVTTSPDAHDGSTTELPATAQTLSEGVLGLEHATIIRRCVRALPESAKQRAGEVEALLAANARRMCPRDLAKLAERITYTLDKDGALQEERAQHEARELHYATARDGMLVIKARLDRETGAKFVAALRPLAAPRPETDGEKDPRTVGQRNADGFAAMVDLVLDSDQMPRTGGQRPHLTVTIDFDDLKQRLTNGTPGTLTATEQSITAENVRRIACDCEVLPMVLNGDSLPLDVGTTQRTAPTHIRAALLQRDGVCAFPDCDRPPGTPQAHHIKHWIDGGPTELNNMVMLCPHHHRRIHDQHWTITLHQGRPMFTPPSSVDKSRKPKPGGKARPAAYRETLQGLIPTPRTPEGTP from the coding sequence ATGGTTGCGGCCACGACCGGGCCTGGGGCCGCGGTCGCCGAGTCGTGGGCGGAGTCATCTCGGGCGACTTCGTACACCGATGCTGAACTTACCGGGCGGATCGCGGAGATCGAGCGTGTCATCCGGCAGGCGAGGATGGAGCAGCTGGAACTCATCGCCGAGGCCGACCGGCGCCGCTTGTTCGCCGAGCAGAGCGCGCGGTCCACCCAGGCATGGCTGCAGAACCTGCTCCGCATCGACTCGCGCGAGGCCAAGGCGCGCCTCCAGGTCGCCGCTGACGTGACCACGTCGCCGGACGCCCACGACGGTTCGACGACCGAACTGCCCGCCACCGCGCAGACCTTGTCCGAAGGAGTGTTGGGCCTCGAACACGCGACGATCATCAGGAGGTGCGTCCGGGCCCTGCCCGAGTCCGCCAAGCAACGGGCCGGCGAGGTCGAGGCACTGCTCGCGGCGAACGCACGTCGAATGTGCCCGCGCGACCTGGCGAAGCTGGCGGAAAGGATCACGTACACGCTCGACAAGGACGGAGCCCTGCAGGAAGAACGCGCACAGCACGAGGCGCGAGAACTGCATTACGCGACCGCACGCGACGGCATGCTCGTCATCAAAGCGCGCCTGGACCGCGAGACCGGGGCGAAGTTCGTGGCAGCCCTCCGCCCGCTGGCCGCGCCGCGCCCGGAGACCGACGGGGAGAAGGATCCCCGCACGGTCGGACAGCGCAACGCCGACGGATTCGCGGCGATGGTCGACCTGGTCCTCGACTCCGACCAGATGCCGCGCACCGGCGGCCAGCGCCCCCACCTGACCGTCACCATCGACTTCGACGACCTCAAGCAGCGCCTGACGAACGGCACGCCCGGCACCCTGACCGCCACCGAGCAGTCCATCACCGCCGAGAACGTCCGCCGCATCGCCTGCGACTGCGAGGTCCTGCCGATGGTCCTCAACGGCGACAGCCTCCCCCTCGACGTGGGCACCACTCAGCGCACGGCCCCCACCCACATCCGAGCCGCGCTCCTCCAGCGCGACGGCGTCTGCGCGTTCCCGGACTGCGACCGACCGCCGGGCACTCCGCAGGCGCACCACATCAAGCACTGGATCGACGGCGGTCCCACCGAGCTCAACAACATGGTGATGCTCTGCCCGCACCACCACCGGAGGATCCACGACCAGCACTGGACGATCACCCTGCACCAAGGACGCCCGATGTTCACCCCGCCATCCAGTGTGGACAAATCAAGAAAACCGAAACCCGGCGGCAAAGCCAGACCCGCCGCCTACCGGGAAACCCTCCAGGGACTCATCCCCACCCCAAGAACCCCGGAGGGCACCCCATGA
- a CDS encoding nitroreductase/quinone reductase family protein gives MTERESENFDVHAFNRQVIAEFRENGGKLTGWMEGWSVCVLTTTGARTGERRETPLGYFEIDGQPLVVASVMGGPKNPAWYHNIRKNPQVTVETGTETYDAVATIETGERRDELFAAVAARDEGMRDYQRKTTRVLPVVTLHRIEQDQVAAQDSAGEERVRGLGDFLVEAHDWLRAELAELHRQVDEIIEGDASCSGLERAKPDLAQQLRTHCTEFCSALKQHHTGEDRGAFPMLAQQFPELAPALEKLGQEHELVARLQEEIRRLVDEYEPGKSDPAHLKSRLETMTSELEAHFRYEERTIVAALNTLGPAPNIP, from the coding sequence TTGACAGAGCGAGAATCCGAGAACTTCGACGTCCACGCCTTCAACCGCCAGGTGATAGCGGAGTTCCGCGAGAACGGCGGAAAGCTCACCGGCTGGATGGAGGGCTGGTCGGTGTGCGTGCTGACGACGACCGGAGCGCGCACCGGCGAACGCCGGGAGACGCCGCTGGGCTACTTCGAGATCGACGGTCAACCGTTGGTCGTGGCCTCGGTGATGGGCGGACCGAAGAACCCGGCCTGGTACCACAACATCCGCAAGAACCCGCAGGTCACGGTGGAGACGGGCACCGAGACCTACGACGCGGTGGCGACCATCGAGACCGGCGAGCGCCGCGATGAGCTCTTCGCCGCGGTAGCAGCGCGGGACGAGGGAATGCGCGACTACCAGCGCAAGACGACGAGAGTGCTCCCGGTGGTGACCCTCCACCGGATCGAGCAGGACCAGGTAGCGGCCCAGGATTCGGCAGGAGAGGAGCGAGTCCGCGGTCTCGGCGATTTCCTGGTGGAAGCCCACGATTGGCTGCGCGCCGAGCTCGCGGAACTCCACCGCCAAGTGGACGAGATCATCGAAGGCGATGCGAGTTGCTCGGGTCTCGAACGTGCCAAGCCGGACCTGGCCCAACAGCTGCGCACGCACTGCACCGAGTTCTGCTCCGCGTTGAAGCAGCACCACACCGGCGAGGATCGAGGTGCCTTCCCGATGCTCGCGCAGCAGTTCCCGGAACTCGCCCCAGCGCTGGAGAAGCTGGGCCAGGAGCACGAGCTCGTCGCGCGCCTGCAGGAAGAGATCCGCCGGCTCGTGGACGAGTACGAACCCGGCAAGAGCGACCCGGCGCACCTGAAGAGCCGCCTCGAAACCATGACCAGCGAACTCGAAGCCCACTTCAGGTACGAAGAACGAACGATCGTCGCAGCCCTCAACACCCTGGGTCCAGCCCCGAACATCCCGTGA